DNA sequence from the Brachybacterium avium genome:
CGGGGCGCTGGAGATGCTTGAGCAGCTGGCCGTGGCCCGGATCGACGTCCCCGTGGGCCGTGTGGTCTACACCCCGCTGCTCACCCCGCGGGGCACCTTCCGCTCCGACCTCACGATCGTGCGCCGCGGTCCGGAGGACTTCCGGGTCATCACCGGTGGCACAGAAGGAGGTCGTGACCTGGCCTGGCTGCGTGCCCACCTGCCCGGCGACGGCTCGACCCAGCTGACGGACGTCTCCTCAGCAGTCACCTCCCTCGGGCTGTGGGGCCCTCGGGCACGGGAGGTGCTGGCCCGGGTGACCGACCACGACCTCTCCGACGCGGCGTTCGGCTTCGGCACCGCTCAGGACGTGCAGCTCGGCTCCGTGCCCGCCTCGCTGCTGCGGATCTCCTACGTGGGCGAGCTCGGCTGGGAGATCCATCTGCCCACCGAGCACGGACTGCGGGCATGGGACCAGCTCTGGGCGAACGGTCAGGATCTCGGACTGCTCGCCGCCGGGATCGGGGTGTACGGCACCACCGGGCGTCTGGAGAAGGGCTACCGCCTGATGGGCGCCGAGCTCACCGGGGAGTACGACCCGGTGGAGGCGGACCTCGCACTGCCGAAGGTGAAGACCCACGACTTCGTGGGCCGGGACGCCTACCTCGCCGCCCGCCGCAACGACCCGGTGGCGCTGCTGTGCACGCTGGCGGTCGATGCGGGCGCCGAGCGCGGGATCGCCCGCTGCATGACCGGCGGCGAACCGGTCCTCACCCTGGAGGGCGCACCGCTGGTGGATGCGAAGGGCCGGCCCTCGGCCGTCACCTCCGCCGGGCCCGGACCATCGCTCGGCCGCTACCTGCTGATGGCGTACCTGCCGCCGCAGCAGGCCGTCCCGGGCACCGCGCTCCAGGTCGAGTACCTCGGCCATCGCCACCCGGTCACAGTGCTGACGGCCGGCCGCACACCCGCCTTCGACCCGCAGGACGCACGGATGAGGGGCTGAGCCCCGGACCCGTCCTCGATCGCGGACGGGCCGGGTGAGGTCACCCGGTGACCTCGGCGCGATGACCGAGCCGGCGCGAGATCTCCGCGGCCGCCCGGACCAGCGCCTCGGCCACCCGGGGCAGCTCCTCCGCCGCGAGCCGGTAGGCGGGACCCGCCGCGGAGACCGCGGCGATGACCTCCCCCTCCGGGCCCCGGATCGGGGCGGCCGCGGCGTTCAGCCCCTCCTCGAACTCCTCGATCGCCACGGCCCATCCTCGCTCACGGGCTTCGGCGAACTGTCGCTGCAGGGCCTCGGCGGAGGTGACGGTGGCGGGGGTGAAACGCTCCCGGGGCGCCTCGAGCAGGGGCTCCAGCGCGGTGGTGGACAGATGCGCCATGAGCATCTTGCCGCTCGAGGTGGCGTGCAGGACCGTCCGGTCCCCCACCCAGTTGTGCAGCGCGACGGTCCTGCGGCCCTGCGCCTGGTACACATTGACGGCACTCCCGTCCCGCAGCACCGCGACGTTGACCGTCTCCCCGAGCTCCTCGGCGAGCGCATCGCACACCGG
Encoded proteins:
- a CDS encoding IclR family transcriptional regulator, with product MVENGTVQSVERAAQVMEILAREGTAGVGEIARELGVHGSTASRLLAALEAYELVERDGDGGRSRLGVGVLRLAAATRNGLDLTAQAGPVCDALAEELGETVNVAVLRDGSAVNVYQAQGRRTVALHNWVGDRTVLHATSSGKMLMAHLSTTALEPLLEAPRERFTPATVTSAEALQRQFAEARERGWAVAIEEFEEGLNAAAAPIRGPEGEVIAAVSAAGPAYRLAAEELPRVAEALVRAAAEISRRLGHRAEVTG